The DNA region AATCGGGAAGTTAATAGAGCCGCCTTCTGCACAACCTGCTTTGCTACGTGCCTCGCTTCCGATCCTACCCTTCGCAGACGCATCTTTTGATCTCGTCACCTGTTTTCTCGTTATGCCCCATGTCCCTGATGACACAACCGCCTTAACGGAACTGGCGCGGGTCTTGAAACCTGGAGGCACGCTCGCCATCTCTGGACACGGTGTGGGGTTTCCACTTCGGTATCTCAAACGCTTCAAATTGAAGCCATTGCAGATGTATCTCGCGAGTCTGATTTATAGGTGCACCGGAAAGAAGTGGATTCGGAACACACTTCAGAACGATAAGAAAATCTGCGACATCTTAAAGCGGATCGGGATGGTGCCAGAGATGCGGCACTACAACAAAAAAGTCCTCGGCTGCGTTGCGACTTACTGGATTAAGGCGATTAAGAGTGAGGTCAGCCCTAAGGCAACGCAGTAATAGGAAAAGATGGAGAAGCGCCCGCGGTTTAGCAGAACCAATAGGAACCGCAGCGCGATATAGCCGACGATAAACGATGCAAGCATTCCAGTTCCCACGATGTGAAGTGGGATTGTGGTGTCTCCGAGGTCTCGGATTTTGAGGGCGACCGCACCGAGGATCGCAGGAATTGAGAGGAGGAACGAGTATTCGGCGGCGGTTTTGGCGGGAATCCCCAGAAAGAGTGCCAACGAGATGGTCGAACCGGAACGGGAGATGCCGGGTGTAATTGCGCATCCCTGGGCGATGCCGATGAGCGGCGCGTGCCACGTTTTCAATGCCGCAGTGGGGGTATCGGAACTATCCTCTTTCTCTCTGCGGAGTCGCGGGAGTTGGAGAATGATGCCGGTGAGGATGAGCATAACGCTCACGATGCGGACTTCATCGAAAAAAGACTCTAATTGCGTCTTGAACACCACTGCAATAATTCCGGTCGGGATGGAGCCGATCAATATCAGCGATATGAACTTGAGTTCCGCGGATGTATTGAGCGTTGCTCTGGGTTTCCGCCAAAATTGGGTATCCCCGACCGTCGTAAATCCACCTATCAGCAACCTTCCTATTGCCTCACGATAGCCGACGAGCACAGCAGCTAATGTGCCGACGTGAAGCATCACATCAAAAAAGATGAGGGGCTCCTTGAGTCCGAGGAATTGCTGTGCCAAGACGAGGTGTCCCGAACTACTGACCGGTAGGAATTCCGTTAAACCTTGTAAAATCCCGAGAAGAATCGCTTCAAGAAATGTCATGCGGTTATTGTAGCATTATTCCTCCGCAAGGTAAAATTAAAAAATAATACATTGACGATGCCCCAGATATGTGTTAAAATTCTTATTAAAATGATTAAGGAGGTACAAGAATGCGTGGAAATCTATTCCTGTTGGGGCTTACGGCGATCTGTGTATTTGCGGTGAGTCTCTCTTATGCTATCGAGGAAGAGGACATCCTTGTCTATTACTCTTTTGACAAAATGAGTGGTAACAAAATTACCGATGATTCTGGTAACGGAAACGACGCAGAATTGGTTGGAAAGGGTTCGCTCGTCGATGGGGAATTCAAGAAAGCGATCCATCTCAACGGTGGTGTCGTTGTAATGGAACAGAACGACTTTATCGTTCCGATCGGGGAGAAGACAGAGATCACAATGGAAGCGTGGTTTTACCTGAACCAACACGCCTCGTATGATGGGATCATCTCGATTGAAGCCGCCGCGGGTGGGTGTTGCGAGTTTCGGACGATGGTGAACCCCGCTTTCAACCCGTTTTGGGATGCCGGACATCACGCCGACAAAAGTCTCGCGAACTTCACATTTGAATTGAAAGAGTGGTACCACTACGTTTTGGTTGCCGATGGGAAAGATGGCAAAATCTATGTCAACGGTAAATTTATCGGTGAGCAACCCGAAAATTTCAAGTGGCCCAAGTTCAAAGAGGCAGCGATTTATATCGGGGCAGGCGAGAATCCGAACCTCCATAAAGTCGAGGACGCCATTATCGATGAAGTCGTTATCTATGCGAAGGCGTTGACGGAAGACGAGGTTCGAGAATCCATGGAGCTGAGTGTGCCAGGCGTACTTGCCGTTGAAGCCCGAGATAAGTTAGCGGTGACGTGGGGAGACTTGAAAACCGGTTTCTAAATCTAAAATCTAAAATAATTTGTAGGGCGGGGCACTTCCACCTCTGCCCTACACTAATTCGGAGACGCTATGAAATTAGGATTCTTATCAAGAATGTTTGAAGGGGCGTTGAGTATCGAAAAAACATATAATCAATGCGATAAGGCACTCAGTGACCTACAAGCCTACAACGAAAAACGCAAAGCGGCGGATTTTCAGATCTCAACTGAGGAAAAAGCCGAATTAGACGAGGTTGTCAATACGGCTATCACAAATGCAACCCGTATCGTGGACAAAGAAGGCGAACGGAATTGGCCCGGGGTGTTTCGGGAAATGCACACGAATTTAGCGAAACTCTATTTAGAACTTGACGAACACGATAAAGTCCGAGCGGAATGTGAACGCCTCCAAGACTATGGCGAGACTGGCAGGCTGGAAGCCGATGAGGTTCTGGAGAGCCTCAAGGAGAAAGAGGACGCTTAGTATTCCTTGGTGCTAAAAGGTCCGCAGGGAGGCGAAAATGCAATTCCTGAACCCTGCCGCGTTTTATCTACTCGGTGTTATTCCAGTCGTGGTGGCACTTCACTTTCTGAAATTACGCCGCCACCCCCGCCTCGTTCCCAGCATTATGTTTTGGCTCTCCACCGACGAAGACCGGAGAGCAAATATCCCTTTCCAACGCCTCCGTAACCTACTGCTCCCACTGCTGCAGGTGCTGTTTTTGTTGCTCCTGATAGGCAGTGTCGCGCGTCCGGCACTGCGTAGACCCGGATTCATGCCCGGCAAAGCAATCCTTATCCTTGATAACGCCGCGGGTATGTCCTCCACAGAGATGGGAGAAACCCGTCTCACACTCGCAAAACGGGCAGCACAGCAGTATATTAAAGAGATTACCACGAGTGGTGGGCTGATGCTCATGGTGACGAATTCCCCTGAAACCTACATCCAACAGACTTTTACGACGGATACCTCGAAACTCCATCAAGCCATAGAGGACATCGCTCAGACGCATACCCCGCGTAATCTCCGTCCCGTGTTCGATGCCGCAACACGCTATACGGATTCCCAACAAGATAACATTGTCTTTATCAGTGGAACGTTTGAAAATCTACCCGATGTCCCGCTGCCGGTGCAGGAAATTGGAGTGGGTGGAAATGCAGAGAATATCGGTATTGTTAGATTCAGTGTTGAGATGTTAACCGATCGTTACGAGGTCCTCATCGGCATTCAGAATTTTACGGAGAGTCCCAGGGAATTCGACGTTCATTTGGCAGTGGAAACTGTTCCGCTTGATGACAGAACGGTGTTTGTTCCGGCGGGTGAGACCAAATCCGTGCTGTTTTCAGGGGATCCGAGCGGTTTAGCGGGAAAAGTTCTCAGGGCACACCTTGATGTGGATGACCATTTTTCGCTTGATAACAGTGCATGGGCACTTTTATCTCCTGTTCCCTCACTGCGCATTTTGCTTGTCAGTGACAATCGGAGATCGTTGCTACCCGAACTTTTGGAATCTTATGGGGATCACGTGCAACTACGTTTGGTTGATCCGGCGGACTATCACGGCACAGGTGATGCGGATGTCACCATTTTCGATGGTGGCACGCTCGCTGGACGCGAGGCTTTTGAAGATTTCGCTGAAGTTGCCTCTGGAACGGCTTTGGTCTTCATCGCGCCGGGTGACAACCTGCCCTTCATTCGAGAGGACGCTCCAGTTGTCGAAACCGAGATGACCCCTGTGCGCGTTATCACAGAGGATGGGAATCACCCGCTCATGGAGAATGTGTCGCTGCAAGGGATACGGGTGAGCGAGTCTACGCATCGGGAGTTGCCACTCTGGGGGCATTCGCTTGTTGAGACGGAGAAAGGGGCGTTGATATGGATCGGTAGCAGGCAGGACACTCGACTGCTTGTTTTCGAGTTTGATGCGTTTAACCCCGAAATCTCTAATTTTGCGCTAACGATTCCGGAAGTCCCGCAATTTATCTACCAGTGTTTGGCGTGGTTTGAAGTCGGAACGGCTCCGCTGCAGCCGCTTCGGTCTCAGGGAAGTGGAACCCGACACGCCTTCCGAACGGGTGAAGAGGTGCGCGTTGCGTTGGCGCGTGAGGGACGCACGCTTCATGTGCAGAAACCCAATGGAACCACGGTTGGAGTGGAGCGTCCGATATACACCGAGACAGATCAGATCGGGGTCTACACCCTCTTTGCGGATGGTAAGTTGCTTGAGCGGTTCACAGTCAATTTGCTGAATGCTACAGAATCTGCGGTGTCATCTTCTCCTACAGGGTCGGTTGCAGAACCTTCAATGGATGTAGAAGGCGGATTGCAACCGATGGCACAGGAGATATGGCGTTGGTTTGCGCTTGCCGCATTCCTGCTGCTCGTGTTGGAGTGGTGGTTCTACCATCGGAGTAGCCTGTAATAGAAAATAAAAATGGGCGGATACAGAGATCCGCCCTATGAAGAATGTCCTATCCGTTCATCCGACGGATTGGGAGCCCCAACCCTACGGGACATATTTATGCACCACCCTTAATTATCTATCGCACCCAGAATACTCTGAAGCAGCTTGGCTTTCGATATCACTCCGCCGGCGCGTCCAACAAGCTTCCCACCTTCGAATACGATATAAGTCGGATGTGCCCTAACCTGATATTTGCCGGTTGTTTGTCGACTCTGCGCGACATTCATTTTCGCGACAGCAAACGTGTTCCGGTTCTCTAAAGCAATTTCGGCGACAACTGGCGCCATTCTTTTACAGAACGGTCAGCCGTCTTTTACAAACTCAACCACGACCGGTATTTCTGAGTTCAGCACGAGGGAGTTGAACGTCGCATCTGTGACTGAAAATGGAATGCCGGAGGTCTTAGGGGCAGTGGTAAACCGGATGTTGATATCCGTCGAATTGCCAGCCGCATCACTGACTTTCCCCGCAATAACATAGGTGATTGCGTTGTCGAGCTCCTTCCCTCTAACCAACTCAAGCGTCCCTTTCTTACCTGAAACTTTGCCGATCCAACCCGCATCAACACCCGCGGCGGTTCGCAGTGCGATGGTGCCGGTTACGGTTTCGTTGAAAGTAACCTCGAGCTGTCCACGGGTGTTAAGTGCCTCAGGGTCAACGTCCTTGTCGCCGTTGTTAACGCTTCCGCTGGTAATCTTGGGGGCTTCGGTATCCGGGGCACGAACGGTATAGTTGAGCGTTTGGGTGCCATCTGCCCAAACGACAGTCAAAGCGAGTCTGCCTGCGTCAAAAGGACCCGTGATTCGCACCCGCTTGCCCGTGATTCTCGTCGTTCCTGTGTTGACTGTAACGTCCTCTGGTGGATTGTCAAAGGTAAGGGTAATGGTATCGTTGACATCAATGTGCGATCGGACCGCTGGGTTTGCCCTCACAAACGCGGCAGGGGTTCTGATGGTATAGTTGAGCGTCTGGGTGCCATCTGCCCAGGTGACTGTCAAGGCGAGTGCCCCTGCGTCAAAAGGACCCGCGATTTCCACGGTTTTGTCAGCGACTGTAGCGACACCTGTGCTTACTGTAACGTCCTCTGGTGGGTTGTCAAAGGTAAGGGTAATGGTATCATCGACATCAATTTGCGATTGTGCCGCTGGGTTTGCGCGAACGAACGCTGCGGGAGTTCTAATGGTATAGTTGAGCGTCTGAGTACCATCCGCCCAAATGATTGTCAGTGCGAGTGCCCCTGGGTCGAAGGGACCCATGATTGACACGGTTTTGTCAGCGACTGTAGGGACACCCGTACTCACAGTGACATCTTCTGGAGGGTTGTCAAAGGTAAGGGTGATAGTATCGTCCACAGTCAGTTTCGCGTTAGCTGCTGGGTTCGCACTCAGGAACGCCGCAGGGGTTCTGATGGTATAATCGAGCGTTTGGGTGCCGTCTGTCCAAGTAATCGTTAACGTAAGCCGACCCGCATTAAAAGGACCCGTGATTTTCACAGTTTTGTCGGTGACCGTAGCGGTACCTGCGTTCACTGTAACATCGTCTGGCATGTTATCAAAAGTAAGCGTGATGGTATCGTTCAGCGTCAACTGTGAACCGATTGCTGGGTTTGCACTCACGAATATCACAGGTGGAGGGACGGTTTTACCTACGTGGCTCGCGACGCGGGTCA from Candidatus Poribacteria bacterium includes:
- a CDS encoding undecaprenyl-diphosphate phosphatase, translating into MTFLEAILLGILQGLTEFLPVSSSGHLVLAQQFLGLKEPLIFFDVMLHVGTLAAVLVGYREAIGRLLIGGFTTVGDTQFWRKPRATLNTSAELKFISLILIGSIPTGIIAVVFKTQLESFFDEVRIVSVMLILTGIILQLPRLRREKEDSSDTPTAALKTWHAPLIGIAQGCAITPGISRSGSTISLALFLGIPAKTAAEYSFLLSIPAILGAVALKIRDLGDTTIPLHIVGTGMLASFIVGYIALRFLLVLLNRGRFSIFSYYCVALGLTSLLIALIQ
- a CDS encoding LamG domain-containing protein; translation: MRGNLFLLGLTAICVFAVSLSYAIEEEDILVYYSFDKMSGNKITDDSGNGNDAELVGKGSLVDGEFKKAIHLNGGVVVMEQNDFIVPIGEKTEITMEAWFYLNQHASYDGIISIEAAAGGCCEFRTMVNPAFNPFWDAGHHADKSLANFTFELKEWYHYVLVADGKDGKIYVNGKFIGEQPENFKWPKFKEAAIYIGAGENPNLHKVEDAIIDEVVIYAKALTEDEVRESMELSVPGVLAVEARDKLAVTWGDLKTGF
- a CDS encoding VWA domain-containing protein, which gives rise to MQFLNPAAFYLLGVIPVVVALHFLKLRRHPRLVPSIMFWLSTDEDRRANIPFQRLRNLLLPLLQVLFLLLLIGSVARPALRRPGFMPGKAILILDNAAGMSSTEMGETRLTLAKRAAQQYIKEITTSGGLMLMVTNSPETYIQQTFTTDTSKLHQAIEDIAQTHTPRNLRPVFDAATRYTDSQQDNIVFISGTFENLPDVPLPVQEIGVGGNAENIGIVRFSVEMLTDRYEVLIGIQNFTESPREFDVHLAVETVPLDDRTVFVPAGETKSVLFSGDPSGLAGKVLRAHLDVDDHFSLDNSAWALLSPVPSLRILLVSDNRRSLLPELLESYGDHVQLRLVDPADYHGTGDADVTIFDGGTLAGREAFEDFAEVASGTALVFIAPGDNLPFIREDAPVVETEMTPVRVITEDGNHPLMENVSLQGIRVSESTHRELPLWGHSLVETEKGALIWIGSRQDTRLLVFEFDAFNPEISNFALTIPEVPQFIYQCLAWFEVGTAPLQPLRSQGSGTRHAFRTGEEVRVALAREGRTLHVQKPNGTTVGVERPIYTETDQIGVYTLFADGKLLERFTVNLLNATESAVSSSPTGSVAEPSMDVEGGLQPMAQEIWRWFALAAFLLLVLEWWFYHRSSL
- a CDS encoding class I SAM-dependent methyltransferase, whose protein sequence is MSVACRRNRVTEWHRAYIQNAYRELARGTTRNQLDTLNINATRKRVLDVGCGPGNLLVALSTDTPELLVGVDVDAIFLTAGRSRIGKLIEPPSAQPALLRASLPILPFADASFDLVTCFLVMPHVPDDTTALTELARVLKPGGTLAISGHGVGFPLRYLKRFKLKPLQMYLASLIYRCTGKKWIRNTLQNDKKICDILKRIGMVPEMRHYNKKVLGCVATYWIKAIKSEVSPKATQ